In Mesoplodon densirostris isolate mMesDen1 chromosome 15, mMesDen1 primary haplotype, whole genome shotgun sequence, the DNA window CAactgccccttcccctctccctggcacAGTCCTGTTGGAACCAGCTACAGAGACCCCTTCACAGACCCAAGTCCCAGAGTTCATCCATGTCACGCTGAAGGTCTCCAGCATCTTTTCTTCATACAGACACTCCGTCTCTGTCCCTGTCAGCTCCTCTTTGGAAGATGTCCTGAAGAAGGCCCAGGAGCACAGCAGATTCAGGTGAGACTGCACCCCCCCCATCTCCCAGCCCTCACCCGACTCAACCCCACATCCCCAAAGCGGGACATGGATGGGGCAAGGGATGGAGAGAGGGTTCCCTTGGGAGAGGCCTGGGCTCTCTTCCACCTTCTCCGCCGCCGACTCACCCACGCTGTGACAGAAACAGGCATCATGATTAGAGCAGGCTCCCGAGGCAGACCCTCCACAtctggaatcccagctctgccgctcTCCAGCTAGGGACCAGGCCAGTTATTTTCCTGCAGCTCACGAGGATGGCAGTTGTGCTCCCCACATCCACCAGAGCCCATGCAGGAGTCCAGGAATTAGTGCGCAGAGAGGACATGGCACATGCTGTTTGTGTGCAGGGTCCCGCACTTAGAAGTGCTCGATACATGTTAGCTATCAGAAGAATAAGAATTTTTATTATCAAGCGATCTTGGTCTAATCCCTGTGATTATTTAATTACCTGCGCAAGCCCTCTGCAGAATGTGGAGGTGGGACAACAGCCTTAAACTTGCTTCTCACCCTGAGATTTGACAGATCTGAGGACAAGCATTTCCAGAGCACTGCTCTGTGCCAGCTGTGTCTGTGCCCAAATAAGATGGGAGAGATCACCAGTGAGGATCTGGCCCAGAGGATGAGTACCTTCCACCAGACCCCACTAGACCCCAGACTTCTCTTCTAGAAAAATGTGCCTCAGTTTGagagggttccaatttctgtCCCCAACTGGAGCTCCCAAAGGACAGCATCCTGCTGCCAGGGAGGACTCACAGCTGGCACCTTGGAGTCATCTGGGGCAGGGAATTTCAGGCCAGAGATACGCAAAAACCCCTATAAAGGATGAAAATTCCCCCAGACCCCAGGTTAAGTGATTTCTGTAATAATATGTCTTAGATGTGTACTAATGTTTACTATTTAAAGTCCTTTCTGTTTTTGGCTCTTAGGCGGCTATAAATCCTAAACAGCTTTgcaaattaagtacaaagaaaactgTGAAACCAATAACATTCAAATAGGGACTGTCTGCTGAGGAGCAGACACACCAGTGCCAGTGAGCCCGACATGCTCAGCACTTTCTCGGGTTTGAGCTGCCATCAGGCGGAGTTTGCACAGGCAGCTGCAGCTTGTAGACTCTTCCGTGGCCCCGAACATGCCACTTATTACCAAGCCGACCTCAGTCCTCTGGGGGCCACACACCCTGGGCACCCTTGGGAGGCCTTAGTCCGGCAGGCCCTGGGATTACCTAGAACCTGCTGGTATTTGTGTTTggatattgtcatcaaaatggaaaaaattttgaacttaacatttttattcagAACTCCAGGACTCAGAAAACGTCAGGGATACCAATCTGAGAAATGATTCTCTTGGTgttggagggggtgtggaggcaCATTTGAGGCATGTGAGTGCACAGCAGAGAAAGCTGGATtctagaaggagagagaggaaaagagagagacggagagaaagagacagaaagaggagagagagaaacggAGAGAGGCCGGTACAGAGCGGTTCTCCGGGCAGCCATGTGGCCCTGCACTTAAGGGAGGACTGGGGACGGGCTGCTCCCTAAAACCTTCCCTTTGACCAGGTCACCCTGAGGgtatttctgtttcttaaaactaTGAAAACCCTCCCTCTCTAAGAACAACACCATTGATAAGGAGACAGGAAGGACAGGGCCACAGTGTTTTAAGAGGAtccctttggggacttccctggcggtccagtggttcagactccaggcttccactgcagggggcacgggtttgatccctggtccgggaactaggaTCCGGGATCCCTTTGTGTTTGTGGCAGTGGCGTCAGGGAAGGGTGGCATGAAGAAGGAGTCTCTTGGTTGCAAAAGCCAGGAATCTAATACAAGCCTCTCTGGTAGTGGGGAGCATGGGGTGTGTACAGTCGGAGAGAAGACTGAGCAACCCAGCCACAAGGATGGGGATGCCCCTGAGCCACAGAAACTTCTGGAACCAGAGACCCAGAGCCACCACTGGGTGTTTCTGCCTCTGTCTTGCCTGTTCCTGCTTCTTTCTCACGCTGGCCTCACTGTTTCTCGTGGGCCATTGTCAGCTTCTGATTCCCACCCCCTGCAATGTCAGCCCCCAGAGGGGATGCAGTCCCCTGAGTGGGCGGTGTCCgtggggctggagaggaggcGTGGAGGAGAGACCCATGGTGGGGTGGCCCAGGAAGGGTTTGGCTCGCGCTGCCCTGAGAGCGAGGGCAGGACTTGCCTTGTGTGGGTGGTTCTGCTTCTGCCCCTGGGTCGAGGGGAGCAAAAGTCACCTTTTCTCCCTCTTTGCCTGCCCCTTTCTTAGGTATGGAACACAGGCCTCCTTGTCAGGCCCCTACCTGACCTCCGTGATGGGGAAGAAAGCTGGGGAACGTGAGTTCTGGCAACTCCTCCGAGCCCCCGACACCCCCCTGCTGCAAGGTGAGTCTGGTGGCCAGCCCCCTCTGGATgtgtccccagcccagccctgtccCAGCACTGAGGCTTTGTCGACTCACGCCAGCTTTCCCCTGAACCTTCCTGGGCCTCAGCCTCAGATAACCACTGATGCTCAAGTTTGCATATAATATATTTAACTGTATTCTGAAGAATTTTTATATACGTTATTGTGGCAACTCTAGGAAAGCAGAtaggcaaaaaagaagaaaattaaaattgcccATAATCCGCTACCCAGAAATAACTTCTTTTAacttttggtatattttcttccagataattttttaaatatgtacgtTTGTTTTTTCATAGAAATGAAGCCATACTCTATAGCAGTGCTCTCCgatagaaataaaatgtgagcCACATGTGTAATTCTAAATTCTGCAGTTGGTGAagctaatattaataatatatcttATTTAGTCCAATACATCCAAAATATCATTCCAAGATGTAATCAATCCAAAATTATTAATGACATATTTTGCATGCCTGGTTTTTGtacttttcaagtgctcagtagccacatgtggctgatgGCTGGCATATCAAATGGCACAGCTCTATATACtgttttgcaatttatttttttcagccttAACATATTGTAGCCATCTTTCTGTGTTGATATATGTAGGTCTTCCCCTTTCTTTGTAATAGCCACATAGGATATCTCATCCAGCAGGGTGCTTTGGGCTACAAGTAACAGAAATGTAATACAAACTAGCTTCCACGACATCCATTGGCTCATCCATTGGCTCATGTGACCAGATTCCAGTGGGAGCAAGGACTACAGCCTCAGCCCCACCTCCCTGTGACTCTCCTCCTCTCTTTGCTGGCTTCCTACCTCCAGAGAGGCTACTCTGTGTCTTCCTGGGGCTGCTCCCTTTTATGACTTGGGAAACTTGTCTCTGAATCCCCCAGCAAATGTCTCCTGGCATCCTGAAGGCGGACTTGGGACACAGGCGCGTTCGTGGACCCATCCTTGTTGCTAGAGATGGCCCAGGTTCTGCGCCCATCATTGGCTAGAGAGAAGGGATCATGGCAAGACTGGCTTAGGCCAATTAGGGCCCAGCCCTGGCGTGGAGTGGGATGGGTGGACCACAGCTTATCAACTCCTGCTGGACCTTTAGGGTGTCTCCAGTTTTAACTCTTATGCCCCAAGCTGTCATAAGCATCCCTGAGCACCTGCCCAGTTACGAGACAGACTCTTAAGGGTCATCTGTCCCCACTCCTGCTACCTGGAACTTCTAGTGGGCATTTGTCATGGGCCAGGCATGGGGCCAAGTGCTTTACAGAAGGTGGGATTCGCTGAGGGAGCCCAATAAAAAGCATTCTCTTTTCCTGCCTGGCTTCTGGACAAATTGAGAAATAAAACCAAGAGGTGACAGATGGAGAGACCAGATCTGGCCTCTATTACTGATAAAGGCTGGACAGAGGAGGTAGCTGAGGGGGAGAGCCCGATGGACTCGGCCATGAGGCAGACGTGGGTGGTCGTGTCCTCTACCTACCCCCCTCGACTCCCACTCCAGCAGGAAGCCCACTCCCATGGGGAAAAAGGAGGGCCCGGTTGTTGATATCACTATTATCCTCACTTTAGAAATGGGAACACCAgcactcagagaggttaaataacctgcCCAGAGTCACACCCCTAGTGAGTGCAGAGCTGGGGCTTGACCGAGGTGTCGTGCTGGAGCCTGGATTGTCCCTAGTGAGCAAAGGCTGACTTCACTCATAGTCCCCAGACCACACCGAGCAGGTCCCTCTTCCTGATGGCCCTTTGGGGGACTATGAAGATAGTGACCCTGCCGGTCAGCTGTTGTCAGGGTCTCTGGTTCCTTTGGCCCCATGTTGGTTATCCGGTGTGCTGTCCCataccctcccacaccctctGGGGGTCCCCCACTGCAAAATGAGCCTGTGGGTCTCAGCGACCCTGAGGTCACAACTGAGTTCAGAGTCTCCAGACTGGCTCTGGACAGGCCCCCAGTCTCCCACCACCAAGCCCTGAGCCCATCTTACAGACCGTGGCCTCAGGGCAGGGGTCCAGAAGTTGAGGTTGGTGGGGAGAACACTCCGCCCTGTTAACTCCCATCCCACAATATTTCTGCAGGTATTGCTGACTACAGACCCAGGGATGGAGAAGCCATCGAGCTGAGGCTGGTTGGCTGGTAGACCCCAGGCTCACCACCCCAGCTGCCTCCCACACTTCCTGGGCTTCTGCCCTCCCTCCAGACATCCCTGTAACAGGCACACGCCTGACCCTGCTGCCTCCTCTTGTGCACTTGTCCCCGGATCGCCACAGCCACCACCCCTGTGGGGGTCCTAAACCACCACCCACCCTGGAGCAGGGAGCCCAGCACCTTCCCCGGCAGGTCTGACTGCCCAGGTCTGGCCCCACCTGGCCCCGCAGGTGTCCCGTGAAGGCCACTCGTAGGCTGGAGGGTGTGAGCATCTCAGACTCTTTGGCACGAGGAGGCCACCGGCTGCTGGCGTTGTGAGTACCGCTTGCTCTGGGATGGGGGTCCTGCAAGGAGAGCTCTGTGGCCCTGACCATAACTTTCCACTCTTCACTCCATCGGGGCTGCTGCCCCAGAGCTGACTGCGGCATAGCAGCTGGCGAGGGCTCTGCAGGGCTGCTGTCAGCCCACCTCCAAAATGATTAAAGAATTGATTGTGCACATGCCCCAGGGTCCTGATGCCTCATGCTTGGAgcctgtgctggggctgggagcagagaagggggagagaggcCCGTGGGGAGCAGAGGAGGGAGTGAGCATTCTCCTGGGTACGGGTGGGGGGTGCACAGGAACGGTGCTGGCGGTGGTGACGCTGATTACTGCTCAGGGGGCGTGTACTTGCTGGACGCTCTCTTGCACAACTCTGAGGTTGTTgatgtttctgttttcctctctgcTTTACAGAGGGAGAGTGTCTggcgcggggggggggggggggggcgtggctTAGGAGACGACAGACCTGGCCTGGGGAGGCCTCCTGGCTCCTCGACTCAAACACTGAAAATCAGGGGCTTTCATGATTGTGccgacttacaaaaacaaacaaaaaaaagcataacGTGAGAGTAGCGagttaagttttttgttttgttttgttttgttttgttttttgcggtacgcgggcctctcactgtcgcggcccctcccgctgcggagcacaggctctggacgcgcaggcccagcggccatggctcacgggcccagccgcttcgcagcatgtgggatcttgccagaccggggcacgaacccgtgtcccctgcatcggcaggcggaccctcaaccactgcaccaccagggaagcccacgagttaagttttatttggggcaaaatgaggactatagcccaggagacagcatttcagatagctctgagaaactgctctgaagaggtaggggAGGGGTCAGCACTATATATGATCTTAGCGAAGGGGGTACATGtagtcaagcacacattttggcagagacCTGCTGCTCGTCTTGtgaaggttactgctagtcaccaggagcagatggctccattaatgattttagtgcttttctagataagagaagatgcaagaattgggctcataaaatcttctaaAAATAACTGCctgttctgcctatttttcccagagcacagagtgcctcattcctgatctccaccctgaactcctttcagggtgtgttgaaggtcagtggcTACAGGGGCTAGTGACCTAATCCTCGTAGAGGCAGATGGCAGTTGACAAGTTTTAGTTGGCAAGTATTAGGATTACATGGCAGAGTCCAAATGCAACTGAAGGCCCAGGACCCTAGAGCTTTTCCCCAAGACACAGTCAGGCGCCACCCCAGGCCTCAGCGGCCAGTGGGGTGGGGACCCTGCCTCTTTGTGGGAGGGCCTGGGCTCTGGGCTGCCCTCTGGGAAGTAGGGTTCAGGCCAGGCAGGCACCCCACAAGCCCCACCCCACCGAGGTTAGGGAGGGGGTCTGCCCTTGGAGGGGCCCTCTGACAGCATGTCAGGTTTCACAGTGACTGTCACAGAGCCGTCCACGCCATGAATTAAACATGTGCTTCTTCCTCCAATATTTAGGGTCTGGGCAAGTAGGGGAAGTAAGcgatttaaaaaatgctttacagACATGCAAGTACctgaaagccaaatgaaaaagcCACCTCCGTTTTGAAGGTGAAATGTCTGTGCCCAGATCCCCAGAGTGCTTGTTCACCTGTCCTTTCTTAATCTCGGCCAAGGGCACTTTAGAGAGGATTCAAGACCTGCCCTGGGACTCTCTCCTCACAGAAGggtggaggctcagagagacctGCGGCTTCcctcaggtcacacagcctgtGGGTGTCAGAGCCAAGGTCCCCACCCATTGACCCCAGCCCTTGCCCCTGCACCACCTTGCTGCCTCCCCACCTCCTGAGGAAGCCAGGGCCCCTCCCATATAGGGGACGCCAGCTGTGGCAGGTCCCAGGCCAGGCTAGGGGGAGGGTGGACTTAACTGAAGGGAGCACCCCTGCACTGGGCTTTCAGCGTCCATGGTCTGGATGTGATCCTCCCTCTGAAGGAACTGTCTTAGTCGGGGTGTGTTTGGCTCTGAGCAGCAGGGAGCTACTGAATCCTGCTCAAATCAAAGGATATTTGCTgacagacttccctggcagtacagtggttaggactccatgcttccactgcagggggcatgggtttgatccctggtcagggaactaagatcccacatgctgctcggggtggcaaaaaaaataaaaataaaaaaggatatttGCTGAAAAGACTCAGCCCACCAATTTAAGGGCAGCCGAGGGCAGTGGGGAAATGGAAGTTGGGGCTCAGGGCTCCATCCCTGCACTACCCTCAGGCTCTCTCCTCTCCGTGTCCTCCCCCTCCGTCAGCTTCCTCTGAACGTGGCCCCAGCAGTGACTCTGCTGACTTCCAGTTTAATTCCCCAGGCCCTCTTATCTTCTTAGCCTGTGTCCCAAAGCCTGGAGAGGGGTCTGACTGGCACAGCCCACTTCTGGGCCCTGGGTCATGTGTCTAGTCTGGCTCCATCAGCAGGGACCCCGAGAAGGGGCATGGGTGGGAGGACAGTCATGTCTACAGTAAGAGTCTGACAAGCAGTGGCCGCTCTGGAATGGGGGCCCAGGTTTGCGTCTGGCCTGCATTTAGAGCTGTGTGACTCCAGACAAGCCGCGTCCCCTTGCGCAGCCTGTTCCTAACTCACAACTGTGGGGTGGCGCCTTGGTTTACATTCATGCCTGTGAGCTCATCATAGatcacagatggggagactgaggccccgCAGTGAAGTGACTGGTCTAGAGACATGCAGCGACGAGAAGAGACCCGTCCCAAGCCTCCGCAGCTCAGTTGCTGGAAATGGGTTCTTCTTCCCTCCTGGTGCCTCCCAGGGTCCCGCCCCGAATCACCTGCTTCCCGCAGCAGCGGTGGGGGGCGGCAGGTGAAGGGCAGCACTCAGACCAGAGGGATATGAGAGCCTGTGGGCAGGGGCAGGCTGCTCGGGGCTGCTCTGGGCGTTCAGGTGGACCTCAAGGGGTGCGAAGGAGCCCTTGCTGCCCTCTATGAAGCTGGGTGCCCACCCCCGCCATTCTCCCACAAGGGAACATCCTGTGGAGAGtcttgctgcctgcaggtcaaGGCAGGTTAAAAActggggctctggagccaggtaGATGTGGTCTGAATCCTCCACCACCACTCAAGCTGCACGATCCCTGCTTTGGGCTCTGCCCTCAGCCTCCCCCtcgcccctcctcccccccaagGATGTACAGctatctccctcccaccaagGCCAACACAGGCCTCATCTTGGTTAATCCTCATTCCTCATAGCTCACCCCTCACCAGGCCAGGCAGGTGGGAGTGCTTTTTGGCAGTCTTGGAGGAGGTGTAGACACTGCCTACCACTCCGCAGTAGCTCAGCTCTTAGAAGATTGGGGGgtgtttactattttttaattcattgctgttttttttaattaaagggaGCTTAACTGGAAAACTGACAAAATCTCAAAAAGAATCTAACCCTTAGGGGCCCTGATTCCTCCTCTTCAGGAAATGTGGGGCTAGGGGGGCTGCCCCCTTGGCTGGCTCAGTTTCCCTCCCACAACCACTCCTGGAAAAACCCCATCTAAATACCTGCATATTTTGGTCTTTCACCTGGAAATCTCCTGCCCTACAGTTTGGACTATTCAGCAGTGATTTGCAGGCTCATGCGGGTGTCAGAATCACCAGAGGCAAATGAAAAAAGATTCACATCCCTGGGCTCACCAGAGGGTATCTGAATTCAGCAGGTCTGAAACAGTAGTGAGGCTGGGGAATTTTAATCCCAGTCCAAGGATTGTGATGGGGATTAGGGGACACTTGCAGCCATTCTGTGTTCTGACCACCAGAGGGCGCCGTGGACCGAGATGAGCGGTCTCCCTTTGCGGTCTTGTTGCTCCATCAAGGACTTGCTGGTCAGACGACAGGCTAGGGGTGAACCGTGTCCCAGTGGGAAGgaacttccacagagaaggaagCTGGACGTCAGGAAAGAGGCTCACAGTGGGCAGTGATTCTTGCACACTTGGACTCCTGAGCTCAGAGAGGCCAGGGCCCAGCCTGGAATCCCTATCAGCCTGTCCTGCTCTGGGGTGTGCTGTTTACCCAACACCGATGCAGGGGCAAAGGCTTAGTGGCAGCTGCTCTGGCTCCCAACCCACCTAGGGCTCTTTGTCCTGccagggatgggggcagagggtgGACCCCAGGAGTTTCAGCTATGAGTCAGCTCTGAGTGCCCAGGGGATGGGACAGGGGCTGCTGGCCAGGGATAGATGCTGGCCGGCGGGACCCTGCTTCCGCAGCTGTGGGTGGCCTTGGTGATTCAGCTTCCCTCTGCCTGCCTAGAGGGGTCCCgccctgggctgggagagggaggagcTGTTCGGGTTAGGGAGGGGCGAGGGAGGGGTATTAAGGGACCCCGTGGTCCAACTCTTCCGGATGCTGAGGCTCCACGGGATAACTGGCCAGAGATTGGGTGGTTCCGAGACTGGTCCTAGGATGAGGTCTCCTGGGGGGAGGGTGTCCTTGAAAATGAAATCTCTTGATGGGCTAGGGCTTTTTATCAGGCTCCCTCAGAAAGATACCCCAGGGTCTCCCGCCGTGTGTTCATCTCTATGGGGGGCCTGCCTTGGcgctgggtggggaggggcctgaTCCTCCACCGGTGTGGGAATGGGGGACAGACAGGCTGACCACTCCAGCTAGGAAGAGGTCTGCTGACGGAGGTAAAGCTAGGCTGATAGAGGAGGAGCTGCGAGCGGGCGGCGTGGGGGAGGGGCGAGACATCCCTCTCGGCTTCGGGGGCGGAGCCTGGCCGGAGGTGGCGCCTGGGGCTCAGCCCAATTTTCCGGGTGAGGCTCGAGGGGCGGCCGCGGAGGCGGGGCCTAGGGCACGGAGCCTCGCTCTCCGCCCGAACCTGGCGAGAGATCCCGCCGCAGCCTGAGCCGCCGGGAGCCGGAGCTGGCGCCGAGGCCCTGCCGGAGCCGAGCTGAGTCGAGCTCGCCGTCTGACACCGGCCGCAGCGCAGGCCGGCGCGTCAGCAGGGTCTGGGCACTGTCGGAGGCAGCGAGCCCGACCACCGGGACCACCGGCACCACCGGGCGCGGGAGCCCGGATCGTCCTTGCAGGCCTGGCCTGAGCACGCTGGAGGACCTGGGGTTTGGACTGAAGAGAATAGGGATGGAGGATTCCATGTAAGCGTAGCGTGGGCACTAGGAGGGGAGAAGAGTGGAGACTTCGCCTGGCACGGGGCAGAGGTGCCCGGCGCTTACTAGGCCAGGCTTGTGCACCAGGGAGCCTGGCATCCCAGCAGAAGCGACCTAGGCTCTGACCTGCCTGAGCCGGGGACACAGCATAGCTCTTGGACCTCGGCTGCCGCAGGCCGGGCACAAGTAGCAGTGCCCTCACCTGAGACCGAGCGGGATCCACAGTGGGGCTCTCTGGTGGCCCAGAGCTGGTCGCTGGGGAGCCGgcctcctgccccggccccacTGGTACGGATGTGCCGCTGCCCGCGGGAGCGCCATGACGGCAGGATGACCTCAGCTGAGGCAGTGGCGGTGGCTGGCGGTGCTCGGTGGGCTGGGTTCCCCCAGTGGCCCCCTGACACCCCGCTGGCGCTACAGCGGCCTGGCCGGGCCTGGGTGGCCGTGGCAGCGCTGGTGTGGCTGCTGGCGGGAGCCAGCATGTCGAGCCTCAACAAGTGGATTTTCACGGTGCACGGCTTCGGGCGGCCCCTGCTGCTCTCGGCGCTGCACATGCTGGCAGCTGCGCTGGCATGCCACCCGGGGGCACGGCGCCCCATGCCCGGCCGCACCCGCCGCCAAGTGCTGCTGCTCAGCCTCACGTTAGGCGCCTCGATGGCCTGTGGCAACGTGGGCCTGAGCGCTGTGCCCCTGGACCTGGCGCAGCTGGCCACCACCACCACGCCACTGATCACGCTGGCTCTGTCTGCGCTGCTGCTCGGCCGCCGCCACCACCCACTGCAGTTCGCCGCCATGGGCCTTCTCTGCCTGGGGGCCGCCTGCAGCCTGGCCGGAGAGCTCCGGACAC includes these proteins:
- the SLC35E4 gene encoding solute carrier family 35 member E4, which codes for MCRCPRERHDGRMTSAEAVAVAGGARWAGFPQWPPDTPLALQRPGRAWVAVAALVWLLAGASMSSLNKWIFTVHGFGRPLLLSALHMLAAALACHPGARRPMPGRTRRQVLLLSLTLGASMACGNVGLSAVPLDLAQLATTTTPLITLALSALLLGRRHHPLQFAAMGLLCLGAACSLAGELRTPPAGCGFLLAATCLRGLKSIQQSALLQEERLDAVTLLYATSLPSFCLLAGAALVLEAGVAPPPAPTDSRLWACILLSCLLSVLYNLASFSLLALTSALTVHVLGNLTVVGNLILSRLLFGSRLSTLSYVGIALTLSGMFLYHNCEFVASWAARRGFWRRDQPGKGL